The genomic segment GCCTGCTGCATTTCCTACGCAACCACCACGACCCTGGCTTCGTACAGTTCCTCATGTCAGGGTTTAGATCAGGTTTCCACACTGGCCTAATTGCCCTGCCCGAATCATCTTATGAGTGCCGGAATCGTCAGCGGAGCTTCACCCTCAGGCAGCAGATGAACTGATTTCCATCGAGTTGGCTAAGGGATTCCTAATAGgccccttttcttctcctccctcTGGACGGTGGAGAGTCAGCCCTATAGGCGTAGTCACAGGCAAATTTAGTAATAAAGAAAGATTGATCATCGATTTATCAGCCCCACACGGTCACTCCACTCCCAGTATCAACTCTCTCATACCCTCCGAGGAAGTCAGTATGAAATATTCCTCCATAGATCAGGCTATCGCCGTTATACTGCAGTTAGGTCGCAACTCTATTCTGTCAAAAGCTGATATATCTGACGCCTTTAAGCTACTCCCCATCAGTCCAACTTTGTGGCAGTGGCATGGTATAAAGTGGAGAGATCTTTATTACTTTGCCTCTAAACTCACCTTCGGGTCAAAAAGCAGCCCATGGTTGTTTGACAAACTGGCCCAGGCTCTCCACTGGATACTAGTGCACGAGTTCCATTGTacagtataacaaaagatctgtgtgtgtgtaataggcaatctgaccaatgattggtcagaaatctGTCAGATATCTATCAGATAATCtgtttggtgtaatacagcccttagaccTGACCTACCCGTCCCTAGACTGAACTGTCACGCTACATCCTAACCACACGTAGACAGGGGAGACTGTTTATCACGAAGTGACGGTAAACgtacacagtcaagtcacattattatgaccacttcctacttttgacATCAACAGcacgtagctcatgaaggaagtcacgtgtcgtgagctggcttggtgggtatataaggtgtgagatAGGCTGTCCGCACACATATACCTcagtgctgtcatgggtaaaagggccgatttatcagagttgcaaaaagggattaTTATTGACTTTTGAGCCAAAGGTGGCAGTATATCAGAAAGTGTACAATTTGTGAACTGTTCGTGTGCTGCTGGTGGTGAAAGTATAtcttgagtggacaaatggcatcaCTGCGAATAAGCAACATGGAAACTACGGAGCACCACCTGCAATTGGCGTGAGAGGTGAACATCGGATATGAAGGTATGAAAAGCAACTCgccaccaaaatgaaccaggggactaccagatgtgtgtctaaaacaacagtttttAAACTCTACTGCATATGGGGTCCGAAGCAGACTTATGGTCACTGTACCTCTGGTAACAAAGTTGCATCGGCAGAAAAGGGTTACATTTTAGTGGCAGTATTCGAATTGGAAAAAAGAAGGATGAGGGGCACTCCGAATTCAGGAAATGATAGCACTAAGCGAGTGAGCCAGATATTTAATACGATAGGCCAATCATTTTGCATATTTGATTTTAATCATAGAGTTGTTTTTATTGATTGGCCTATCGTATTAAATATCTGGCTCACTCGCCTAGTGCTGTCTATCATTTCCTGAATTCGGAGTGCCCCTCAtccttcttttttcattttcattttactCTTTACGGTTTGGGTGGACCGAGAGGTGAGCACCCTCATCCATTCGTTCTATAGGAGCAGCCGCTATTCCTATTTCGAGTATTCAAATTGGACTTCCTTAATTGGCAAAATGTTGTCTTTTCCAAATAATCATGTTGTCTGCTTTATCGAACGGATGTAAGTTGGAATGTCAGATGAGAAAcaccagagaacaaacaccctgcaaccatttaTGGAAGTACACaacctggtggtggcagcattatggtctGTAGAATGTTTTCATGGCATTCTATGGACCTACTCATCTTTGTGGAAAGCTGTCTGAACCAATTTTGGAAGAATTCAtacttgcagatcacgtacacctaTACATGCTGATTGCCTTCCCTGTGGTGTATGAGATCTTGCATCAAGACACTGCAACATGTCACACAGCTataaatgtctgacattggttggaaaagcatgaccaagacttccaagtactaccctggccccctaattctcCAGACTGGAACCTAATTGAGCATTTGTGCGACCACCTTGACCATCGTatttgctctatggatcctcctccACGCACCCTCCagaagctgtgggatgcactgcagtgagCATGGCTGCAGAAATCTGtggcaacctaccaggaccttattgagtctctcccagcccatctagctgctgtccgtgctgcacacagtggttactctggatattagttgGTGGTCATAATATTGTGCCTCGAACATTTAGATTCATAGTGACACCAGAAGTCAAGGTAAAAAAAGGCCTTTAGTCTGTTATATCGCAAACAGTTTCCAGTTCTAGGGGTTTGTATAGCTGACAGATGTGACAGTCTTGTCAGTTTTGTCATGGCTGGTGGGCGCGCTCCTCAGCACGCAGCACCGACAGCATTTGGTTTTCAGAACGACAGGGCTGGTGTCATGGCTGGTGTGTGCGCTCCTCAGTAAACAGTGCCACCAGTGTTTGGCTCTCATGACTGTGGGGTTGGGCTTCCTGGTGCAGGATTTGCCAGCCAATCACATGTGGTGGTGACATGTCCGGCGCGCAGACATCATCACTCATGTGACGCCAGACATACTTCAACAGGCAACCTGTTTCTGGATTCTTCACTAGTGTTTCTTCTCTCATCTTATTCTGACTCTCCTAGTATTCTGACCCTGCTTGGATCTTGACCTCATATTCTTGGCTGAAGATTTGTTTCTTGATGcatcctcctggttctgacttctAGCTTGGTAAAGGTTCTGATCCTGGTTTGCTCTAATTGCTATTCTGGTTTTGACTCCTGCATCCGGTTTTCGACTCTGTTTGGTTCTGATTTGGTTTATACTTATATACACAACaggtatgggggggcacactacaaaagggaacaccaggcagtatactaataatacactttattgtgttaaaataattaagaacatacccctaaaatatacataaaatatagacCATGTACAAATCTATGCAATGCACACAAGGTAATACCGCAAAATATAACCGTGAAGCAGCTGGTGGTAAGTAGTTGCAATCTTAGAATAATATCCACAATCACTGTATGAGCCAGCAAATGTCCAGATATGGTGGATTGATGCTAGACAGTCTCTTATTGATGACCCCCAGAAATATGAATGACAGTCTTAAACTGTAGGGCCAAATTTCATCCACGGCACTTGCTGGGTATAACCTATAATGATAGGCTCAATACCGCTGCCTCCCACAGTAGGATAAATATGCTCTGACAGAGCTCGGTCTTACCGGTCTTCACTGCTATTACTGCAGCGTTGGTCTGaaggccgcacacccgcagcgtcccacgtggtgtgcttctgcctgaacgtagcgtcccacgtgaccgggtATCCAAGGAGACCGGATGCTTACTTGGTGACGTCAATATTATGCGACAGCTTTCACAGCAGCGCTGCTGAATTGgcttttcttcctttctttgcCGGCTTTGTTCCTTTTCTTTGGTTTTAGgtggatcaacgctcactctaacaaccgccagacgcgtttcggggtctctcgcctcttcctcagtggcctactGAGTGAACGGATCCTCACTCGTTATAAATGGTAAGCTCCGCCCACCATCCTCCATATTTCTTATGCATATTGTATTTTATGGAGTGGATTCTCCCGTAATGGAGCGGGTCATCTGTGCATTTATATATGTACATTACAACAGTTCAATACGTAAAAACCATAAAACAATAAATAGACCTTATATATATAGACCCCGTTAAAATATAGACACTTGGAGAGGACTACAAAGTCACATACAAAATATCAAAAAGCGCACAGAAAACGCATTGAAACCGCTATTGTACTACATGCGTTTTCTGTTGCGTTTCTTCCTATTAATGGAAGGCTAATTAACTGGAGATGATTTGGAGATAATTTGGAGATACTTTTGCCAGACGAGAGTGGGGAATCCTGTTAATATTGTAGCCTAGGAGGAGCCGTCCGGCaaggaggggagatcacagtgtcgataaacgaccaaactgcgatgtcccatccctaCCAGACAGGCCCTCACAAAAACCCGAACACTTCCATCTCAGCGTTAAGGCCCCTAGGAATGATGGTATCGTATTCAAAAATCCTCCGGGATTCCTGACGCgacatgtgtgcaatatggttcccccctctccagggtttttttactttttcaattGCTACAAACTTCAACCCCGTAGGATCACTGTTGTGTATTACTCTAAAATGTTTGGATAGGGAGTGCGTCTCCAGGCCTTTCCTAATATTTGCCACGTGCTCCGCTACTCTCTTCTTTAGTGTTCTTTTTGTCCTGCCTATATATTGTTTCTTGCATCCACATTGTAACAAATATCACATCTGTGGAATCGCAAGTTAGGCATTCCTGTATTTCCAAACTAAATGAGTTAACTGTCGACACTACTTTTGTGGTCTTTTTTGGGAAACTAGTAATTTTGCAGTTGGCACACCTGCCACATCTAAAAAACCCATTGACTGCTAACCAGTTCTCTTTTTTCTTGGTTTCTTTCCTCAACTTCACTGTTGGAGCTATCTTGCCGGCCAGATTATTTGCCCTAGTGTACGTAATTTGAGGGGCTTCACTCAAAAGGGGACCAATTACCTTGTcatttaataaatgtccccaatGTTTTCGGATACTTTTTTCCATTGTTTTATACTGAGAATTGAATGGTAATATAATTCTCAATACCTCATCTTGTGGTTGGGGATCACTagccaaaaataaattttttctttccatttttttcactttttccagtGACCTATCTATCACCTGAACTGGGTAGTCTCTTTCTAGCAATTGTTTCTTCAACGCAGTCGCTTCCTCCTCATTTGCTGGCTCATACAGTGATTGTGGATATTAATATAAGATTGCAACTACTTACCACCAGCCGCTTCACGGTTATATTTTGCGGTATTACCTTGTGTGCATTGCATAGATTTGTACATGgtctatattttatgtatattttaggggtatgttcttaattattttaacacaataaagtgtattattagtatactgcctggtgttcccttttgtagtgtgcccccccatgcCTGTTGTGTATATTAGTATTCCCAtttggtcctgagggtgggacctgggggtgagcacCTGTCCCACCCGCTGTACCTTGAGCCGCTGTACCTTGTTTATACTGATTTGGTTTATATTAGTCTCCCCTGGTTTGACCCAGCTAGTGTCACGACCATGTTCATGGCcgtgatttctggaaccgcatgcagttgcctgcggtcttgtcttgttgtcaatcacaggttgagggctgtagtatgttgcctcacctgtggttgctgctggcaacataatgtatgtggcagtttagcagcctgagctggtgctgggcagcttgctgcaatgtgcatgcggttacacctggcaacctttctttgttaggtgtgtcttttgtatgtctggtgtgcacagagttttagttatgtgtgcactttctcctttaagtggctgtcttcccttccctggtgttggaagggttaactcccttcttagtgtgtgaacactgggtgtgtgtgtgagtatgaccacaagggtggccctcactggtagatggtataagggaccaggagggtgcctccagctaacaaacaaggctggagtacccctcagcttcaggtctccactgaggctttatagcccaagtagccacacccacacagacacacccagtgttcacacactaagaagggagttaacccttccaacaccagggaagggaagacttaaaggagaaagtgcacacataactaaaaccctgtgcacaccagacatacaaaagacacacctaacaaagaaaggttgccaggtgtaaccgcatgcacattgcagcaagctgcccagcaccagctcaggctgctaaactgccacatacattatgttgccagcggcaaccacaggtgaggcaacatactacagccctcaacctgtgattgacaacaagacaagaccgcaggcaactgcatgcggttccagAAGTCACGGCCAAGTGAGGCCGGACGAAGCGGCACGcttcaggggaggccggcatgaggggttttgtgagcaagggtcagggaaggtaagggttaagtggatgagtgcaggaaaaggggggaggagctagaaaggggcggggagcggcaggctgaagtagtggtgaggcaggtcagcgcccgccattttaggagcagagagccagcaTCTGGCAGAGAGCCAACATCTTCTGAACTGCAGCATCGGATTCAGCAATGGCAGAAGCAGTGGAGGTGATGCTGCGGCGCTTGAGGGAAGCGGCGGACACCAGGGGCAGCGACTGGCTGGAGCAGCAGGTGACCGCATTGCTAGGGGGGGCGGAGGTGGGTACGTCTAGCCCTACTCCAGCAGCTacacggccgcggcgggtacggccgccggcgcgcctgagccctgatttacccccccgggtccggcgccgtgtcaggagccccacaagggaccctccacgccgggAGCATTCTAAGGCTACTGCGgcctcccggcgtgggaggaatccatatGTCCGGCGGGACCCTCCAGAGGCTGTGGGGCCTTCCCCTCAGCCCATCGCGCCAGCAACAGGGGAGTCAGGACCTGGTTCTGCAGGATCCCCTCCTGTCCCCAGGAGTCGGAGGCCTGCTCAGCGTGGGAGAGGtagtggcagcagaggcagcagcggGGCTGCGCGGTCGGCCAGGGCGGCCCGGCGCAGGCCCTTACAGGATGAGCCCCTTTCAGTGGCACACGAGGCTGCGCCTGTAGGTGCCAGGGACGGGCGCAGGCCTTGCCATGATGCGCTtcttacagaggaggaggacgaggctgTTCTGGACGGCTCCCCGCCCCAGAGCAGGCCTTTTGGGCATGAAGACAGGCGTGCAGATGCTtatatggaggacagggagttgcGCAGGCCATTTCCTGAGGGCGGACAGTTCGCTACTGGTCCTGACACCGTTGAGGACAGAGGGCGTCCCGGAGCCATCCCTAACGCACCCAGCAGTGATCCGGCTGGGGTGCTGCCGGCGAACAGCGCAAGTACCCATCAAAGGAACGTCGTGGATCCAGGAGTCGTCCGTCAGGAATCAGGACCTGCGGCTGCCGGGTTCACAGCACCCGGGCAGCTAGGTGAGACATCACTGGGAACACTGTTATCTATATTTAATGTGGCGCCTGGGGCGGGGGGGAGCAATAGTGCTATTATCGGTGGTTTGGGGCGCTTGCTGTGTGGTTTAGCTGGGGTTAGTCAGGATAGGGGGGCAACGGGGGCTACCCCCTTAGCAGCGTGGGGGTTGGGGGCAGAAAATAGCAATGTACCGGCGACCGCTAACAATAGTAATGTAGCAGTGGCCAATAGCACGGGTGTAGCCGAATcagtgtcagtgcagacgcaggcgggaggTGAGGAGGATAGGCCCAGATTAGATGACGCCGCAAAAGGGGAGgtgtatgtttgctttgagggtccCCTGGGAGCGCATTTGAAAACGGAGGTGCGTGAGAAAATTTGGAAGGGAGAGTATAtagaaattttttcgctgcttccGTTGGAGCGGTTCAACCTTGATGTGGTAAAAAAGGATGGAGTAAGAAAGGAGGATGATGATAAGCGTCGCTATCGCCTTATCCCTAGGTCATTTAGTAATTGGCTACAGgcctttgctattttggcaagtgtgattggggagaagagTCCGGAATGCTGTTCCCCTTTATTTTGCTATCTGGATGCTATTGGGGAAGCCTATAGAGTGTATGGGGGTTCCGGGTGGTTAcggtatgacgagcagtttcgtcagaggaaagcggtccgtcctaatatgagatgggaccataaggacattgcgTTATGGATGAGGGTGACAGCGCCAGGTAGGAGTGGTCAGTCCTTTCGGAGTGAGTCAGGGGTTGGGGTACAGCAAGGTACAGGGACGCCCCCAGTTGGAAGAGGATactgcttccttttcaatgaggGAAGTTGCAAATTCGGCCAAAAATGCAAATTTAGGCATGAATGTTCcgtgtgtggcgggggccatggggctagcagatgttttagagggggtagacaaagggggggggatagTTTTGCAAAAGGGGCAGACCCCAGTGCGAGTGGAAAGGATGGTGGGGCATCTAAATAGATATCCGAACCAGGAGTTAGCTGAATTTTTGTATTCAGGGTTTAAGTTCGGTTTTCATATACCTTCACACCCGTTACCAGTCTTAGAGAAGCGGAAGAATTTGCGCTCGGCATTGCAGTTCCCGGACATAGTGACAGGAAAGTTAGCTAAAGAGGTTTCCCTAGGGAGGATGGATGGTCCGTTTGTTACATCACCCATCAGTAACTTGCGAGTTTCCCCTTTGGGTTTGAtccctaagaaggagcctaataAATTTAGGCTCATCCACCATTTATCATTCCCtaagggtgcgtcggtcaatgagggcatTGACCCGGAACTTTGTTCTGTGGTTTATGcctcctttgatgcggctgtggagtGGGTAAGGAAGCTGGGTCCGGGTACCCTGTTGGCAAAATGTGACATTGAAGCGGCATTTCGGTTGTTGCCAGTTCACCCGGATAGTTTGTATTTACTGGGTTGTTTTTGGAATGGCgcttattttgtggataggtgtttgccaatgggctgttcaatatcgtgtgcatattttgagcgtttcagttcttttctggagtgGGTGGTGGTTCAGGAATCAGGTTGTCACTCTgtcattcattatttggatgatttcctgTGTTTGGGGCCGGGGGGATCCAGGGTTTGTTCGTTGTTGTTATCCACATTACAGTCTGTTTTTGAGTGTTTTGGAGTCCCGTTAGCggtggacaaaacggtggggccgGCTACTGAGCTAAGTTTTTTGGGTATTGTCATAGATACAcagcggatggagtgtaggctaccAGTAGACAAAGTGTCAGATTTAAGAACAGAGGTGGCGGCGGCATTGACAGCAAAAAAGATTCGTCTGCGGGACCTGCAGTCTTTGTTGGGCAAATTAAATTTTGCATGCAGAATCCTACCTATGGGCCGCATTTTTAGTAGGAGGTTGGCTTCGGCGACAGGAGGGGTGGTGTCTCCCCACCATTTTATTAGACTAGGCAGGGAGTTGAAAGGGGATTTGAAAGTTTGGGATTCCTTTTTAAAACAGTTTAATGGCAGAGCATTAGTTATGGGGGGGGTGGTTGATGCGTTTGATTTCGAATTGTTTACGGATGCTGCGGGTGGAGCGGGTTTTGGGGCGTACTGTgaagggcagtggtgtgcgggtcggAGGCCTGAGTCCTGGGTACGAAAAGGGTGGGTAAAAAACGTGGCATTGTTGGAACTCTTCCCCATTGTGTTGGCAGTCACGCTCTGGGGGGAGAAGTTTCGGCACAAGAAGGTTCGTttccattgtgacaacttgggagTTGTGCAAGCCATCAACAGGGTAACGGCTTCTTCCCCCCCAGTTATTTGCCTATTGCAGCAGTTGGTTCTCCGGTGTTTGTCCCTTAATGCTTGGGTGTTTGCGGTGCATGTGCCTGGTTCCTCTAACTGTATAGCTGACgcactttctcgttttcagtgggagcggtttcgccAGCTGGCCCCGGAGGCGAGTCAGGTCGGATTGGTGTGTCCAGAGTCGTTGTGGGAGATCCTGGAGGTACCGTAGCTTGTCTGTTGCAGGCATCATTGAGTGAAGGCACGTGGAGGATGTACGATAGGCCTTGgagtaggtggcagcagtggtgtaATGACCTAGGGGTCGAGGTACTGGACGGGGAAATTCCGTTGTTACTGTTCATTGGCCACGTGAAGGATCAAGGTTGGTCGGTTGCCAAGATCAATGGTTGCATGGCGGGCTTGGCTTTCGGATTCAAGTTGCGGAATTCCCCGGACATTACTAAGTCCTTTTTGGTCCGACAAATTTTGAAGGGTTATAGAAGGTTTCAGCGTGTCAAAGATTCCCGCCTACCGGTGTCCTTTTCGTTATTGTTACAGTTAGGGGAGCAGGTAGCTGGAGTGTGTCGCTCGGCTTGGGAGGTGAGCTTATTTAGACTAGCCTTTGCTCTGGCTTTTTTCGGAGCCTTTCGTTTAGGGGAGTTAGTGTGTGCAAGTGTGCAGCGGGAAGGGGGTCTGAGGAGTGAGGATGTAACGTTATATGACGACAGGGTGCTGATTTATCTGAGATTTtcaaagacggatcaggaggggAGGGGTCATTTAGTCTCATTGTTTGAGGTGCCGGGATGTCTATTGTGTCCAGTACGGTGTTTGCGGGATTTTCAAGGAAGGGCAGGGGTCGCGGCAGGACCGATTCTCAGACACGAGGATGGCTCCTTTTTATCACGATTTCAATTTATAGCGGTATTCAAGAAATGTTTGCGTAATCTAGGAATGGACTCTGGCAagtttacgggtcattccttcaggataGGTGCTGCCACGGAGGCTGCTCGCTTGGGGGTGCGAGATGAAGTGATTAAGCGTATTGGGAGGTGGGAGTCGGAGCGTTTTCGGCTGTATGTGCGTTTAGGGGCAGTTTAAGGCTGTGTCTAACCATGTTTGTCTCGTTCTTTTTTCAGGTGATGCCCCGTTATTAGTTTGGATCCTGGGCCATTCGTTCGTGTTCTGGGGGGCATTACGAGCGGATGTTCGGCAGAATGGGCGGCAGCTGGGGTTTGATCGGGGGACAGCCATAGTAAGATGGATCGGACGCAGAGGTATGGTGTGGGGTAATGTTTTGCAGGAGGTTCATCGGCAAGCCAGGTTAGATAGAGTCCCAGATATCTTGGTGTTGCATGTTGGGGGAAATGACCTAGGGGTCCGACCTTGCAGAGAGTTGATCAGGGATATACGTTTTGATTTTTTGCGTTTGTGGTCCCTCTTCCCGTCAGTTGTCACTGTGTGGTCGGACATTGTCCCCAGGAAGGTCTGGAGGGAGGCGAGATCGGTTGAAAGGCTGAATAAGGCTAGGATTAAGCTGAACAGGGTGATTGGGCGGTTCTGTGCCAAACATGGGGCGGTGGTGGTGAGGCACCccgagttggaagcaggaacaGGAGGCTTTTGGAGACAGGATGGAGTCCACCTCAATGCGGTGGGCATTGATTTGTGGTCACTGGACTTGCAGGGAGGTATTGAAACAGCCCTCCGGGTGTGGCGGAACGCGCGAGCTTAAGGGctgtcaagctgcgcgttgttggcggggggaggtcatagaagctggggctactggatggtaacggtgaatgagagggcctcaatggtggggctggactctcagagttggggcacctggttggcttggtatggcgtccgtcagttggtgtccccgagcttgtggtacgcggctgggggcaagatggaattgccgtggtgg from the Bufo bufo chromosome 2, aBufBuf1.1, whole genome shotgun sequence genome contains:
- the LOC120988742 gene encoding uncharacterized protein LOC120988742 isoform X1; protein product: MREVANSAKNANLGMNVPCVAGAMGLADVLEGVDKGGGIVLQKGQTPVRVERMVGHLNRYPNQELAEFLYSGFKFGFHIPSHPLPVLEKRKNLRSALQFPDIVTGKLAKEVSLGRMDGPFVTSPISNLRVSPLGLIPKKEPNKFRLIHHLSFPKGASVNEGIDPELCSVVYASFDAAVEWVRKLGPGTLLAKCDIEAAFRLLPVHPDSLYLLGCFWNGAYFVDRCLPMGCSISCAYFERFSSFLEWVVVQESGCHSVIHYLDDFLCLGPGGSRVCSLLLSTLQSVFECFGVPLAVDKTVGPATELSFLGIVIDTQRMECRLPVDKVSDLRTEVAAALTAKKIRLRDLQSLLGKLNFACRILPMGRIFSRRLASATGGVVSPHHFIRLGRELKGDLKVWDSFLKQFNGRALVMGGVVDAFDFELFTDAAGGAGFGAYCEGQWCAGRRPESWVRKGWVKNVALLELFPIVLAVTLWGEKFRHKKVRFHCDNLGVVQAINRVTASSPPVICLLQQLVLRCLSLNAWVFAVHVPGSSNCIADALSRFQWERFRQLAPEASQVGLVCPESLWEILEVMPRY
- the LOC120988742 gene encoding translation initiation factor IF-2-like isoform X2 is translated as MAEAVEVMLRRLREAADTRGSDWLEQQVTALLGGAEVGTSSPTPAATRPRRVRPPARLSPDLPPRVRRRVRSPTRDPPRREHSKATAASRRGRNPYVRRDPPEAVGPSPQPIAPATGESGPGSAGSPPVPRSRRPAQRGRGSGSRGSSGAARSARAARRRPLQDEPLSVAHEAAPVGARDGRRPCHDALLTEEEDEAVLDGSPPQSRPFGHEDRRADAYMEDRELRRPFPEGGQFATGPDTVEDRGRPGAIPNAPSSDPAGVLPANSASTHQRNVVDPGVVRQESGPAAAGFTAPGQLVGAVSPAGPGGESGRIGVSRVVVGDPGGDAPLLVWILGHSFVFWGALRADVRQNGRQLGFDRGTAIVRWIGRRGMVWGNVLQEVHRQARLDRVPDILVLHVGGNDLGVRPCRELIRDIRFDFLRLWSLFPSVVTVWSDIVPRKVWREARSVERLNKARIKLNRVIGRFCAKHGAVVVRHPELEAGTGGFWRQDGVHLNAVGIDLWSLDLQGGIETALRVWRNARA
- the LOC120988742 gene encoding uncharacterized protein LOC120988742 isoform X3, encoding MAEAVEVMLRRLREAADTRGSDWLEQQVTALLGGAEVGTSSPTPAATRPRRVRPPARLSPDLPPRVRRRVRSPTRDPPRREHSKATAASRRGRNPYVRRDPPEAVGPSPQPIAPATGESGPGSAGSPPVPRSRRPAQRGRGSGSRGSSGAARSARAARRRPLQDEPLSVAHEAAPVGARDGRRPCHDALLTEEEDEAVLDGSPPQSRPFGHEDRRADAYMEDRELRRPFPEGGQFATGPDTVEDRGRPGAIPNAPSSDPAGVLPANSASTHQRNVVDPGVVRQESGPAAAGFTAPGQLGDAPLLVWILGHSFVFWGALRADVRQNGRQLGFDRGTAIVRWIGRRGMVWGNVLQEVHRQARLDRVPDILVLHVGGNDLGVRPCRELIRDIRFDFLRLWSLFPSVVTVWSDIVPRKVWREARSVERLNKARIKLNRVIGRFCAKHGAVVVRHPELEAGTGGFWRQDGVHLNAVGIDLWSLDLQGGIETALRVWRNARA